The following proteins are encoded in a genomic region of Galbibacter sp. BG1:
- the dnaB gene encoding replicative DNA helicase, with amino-acid sequence MEKINPIQGIKIDKSNVIQLEKGKIPPQAIDLEEAVLGAMMIDKKGVDEIIDILHPDAFYKDAHKYVYEAVVQLFETSEPIDLLTVSAQLKKNKRLESVGGDFYLIQLTKKVSSSAHIEFHARIILQKYIQRSLIKISSEIIEDAYDEGTDVFDLLDNAEAKLYEVTQGNIKKSSETAQSLVIQAKKKIEEISNKEGLSGIPSGFDKLDKLTSGWQPSDLIIVAARPGMGKTALTLSMARNIAVNSNIPVAFFSLEMSSVQLITRLISSETGLSSEKLRTGKLEKHEWEQLNVKVKSLETAPLFIDDTPSLSIFDLRAKARRLASQHGIRMIIIDYLQLMTAGGSQKGGNREQEISTISRNLKALAKELNVPVIALSQLSRAVETRGGSKRPLLSDLRESGAIEQDADIVSFIYRPEYYKIEEWDDEERSPTQGQGEFIVAKHRNGGLENIRLKFIGHLGKFDNLDDFDSPFEFQSKMNDGDENPFATKDLPSADEAFGSSMNNDFDEDDVPF; translated from the coding sequence ATGGAAAAAATAAACCCAATACAAGGAATTAAAATAGATAAATCTAATGTAATTCAGCTAGAAAAAGGTAAAATACCTCCGCAAGCCATTGATTTAGAGGAAGCTGTGTTGGGTGCGATGATGATCGACAAGAAAGGTGTTGATGAAATTATAGACATTCTACACCCCGATGCTTTTTATAAAGACGCGCATAAATATGTCTATGAGGCAGTGGTTCAGCTATTTGAAACTTCTGAGCCTATTGACTTATTAACAGTTTCTGCGCAGTTGAAGAAAAATAAAAGGTTGGAATCCGTTGGAGGTGACTTTTACCTCATTCAGTTAACCAAAAAAGTATCATCTTCAGCGCATATAGAGTTCCACGCACGTATTATTCTTCAAAAATACATACAGCGTAGCCTCATAAAAATTTCCAGTGAGATTATTGAGGATGCCTATGATGAAGGTACCGATGTTTTCGATCTTTTGGACAATGCCGAGGCTAAACTATACGAAGTTACCCAAGGAAATATTAAAAAATCTTCGGAAACGGCACAGAGTTTAGTTATTCAGGCAAAAAAGAAGATTGAAGAGATTTCCAATAAGGAAGGTTTAAGTGGGATCCCTTCTGGTTTCGACAAATTGGATAAATTAACCTCTGGTTGGCAACCCAGTGATTTAATTATTGTGGCTGCGAGACCGGGTATGGGTAAAACCGCATTAACCCTATCGATGGCTAGAAATATAGCTGTAAATTCCAATATTCCAGTGGCGTTCTTCTCCTTGGAGATGTCTTCCGTACAGTTGATCACCCGTTTGATTTCTTCGGAAACCGGACTTTCTTCAGAAAAGTTACGTACCGGAAAATTGGAAAAACACGAATGGGAACAATTAAACGTGAAAGTAAAATCCCTAGAAACAGCACCACTTTTTATAGACGATACCCCGTCTCTTTCCATATTCGACTTGCGGGCGAAAGCACGCCGATTGGCTTCGCAGCACGGTATTAGAATGATTATAATAGATTATTTGCAGTTAATGACGGCTGGAGGCTCGCAAAAGGGAGGGAACCGAGAGCAGGAAATTTCTACCATTTCCAGAAACTTAAAAGCCTTAGCAAAAGAACTTAATGTGCCTGTTATTGCTTTATCCCAGTTGTCGCGGGCAGTAGAAACCCGTGGGGGAAGTAAAAGGCCATTGCTTTCCGATCTACGTGAATCGGGTGCGATTGAGCAGGATGCCGATATCGTGTCCTTTATTTACCGACCGGAATACTATAAAATAGAAGAGTGGGACGATGAAGAACGCAGTCCAACACAAGGGCAAGGGGAGTTTATCGTTGCGAAACACCGTAATGGTGGTTTGGAGAACATTCGTTTGAAGTTTATCGGTCACCTTGGTAAATTCGATAACCTAGACGATTTCGATTCACCGTTTGAGTTCCAGTCCAAAATGAATGATGGGGATGAAAACCCGTTTGCAACCAAAGATCTTCCAAGTGCAGATGAAGCTTTTGGCAGCTCCATGAACAACGACTTCGACGAAGATGACGTTCCGTTTTAG
- a CDS encoding acetyl-CoA carboxylase carboxyltransferase subunit alpha, translated as MEYLDFELPIKELEEQLDKCKVLGSESDIDVTDTCKQLDKKLEKTKKEIYKNLTAWQRVQLSRHPSRPYTLDYIRAICGDTFLELHGDRNVKDDKAMIGGLGKIGDQSYMFIGQQKGYNTKTRQYRNFGMANPEGYRKALRLMKMAEKFNIPVVSLIDTPGAYPGIEAEERGQGEAIARNILEMTRLKVPIIVLIIGEGASGGALGIGVGDKVLMLENTWYSVISPESCSSILWRSWEYKEQAADALKLTATDMKKLHLVDDIVKEPLGGAHADRETTFKTVEKKISSTYEELKKLSPADLVKKRMDKYSNMGVFSN; from the coding sequence ATGGAGTATTTAGATTTTGAGTTACCAATTAAAGAGCTTGAAGAACAGTTAGATAAGTGTAAAGTTCTAGGATCGGAAAGTGACATTGATGTTACCGATACCTGTAAGCAATTGGATAAAAAGTTAGAAAAGACCAAAAAGGAAATATATAAAAACCTTACTGCTTGGCAACGGGTTCAGCTGTCTAGGCATCCATCAAGGCCTTATACATTAGATTACATTAGAGCTATTTGTGGGGATACCTTTTTAGAGCTTCACGGCGATAGAAATGTAAAAGACGACAAGGCGATGATTGGTGGACTCGGAAAAATAGGGGATCAATCTTATATGTTCATCGGTCAACAAAAAGGGTATAACACTAAAACCCGCCAGTACAGAAACTTTGGGATGGCCAATCCCGAAGGCTACCGAAAAGCATTGCGCTTAATGAAAATGGCAGAAAAATTTAATATTCCCGTGGTTTCTTTAATAGATACCCCTGGTGCTTATCCTGGTATTGAAGCTGAGGAAAGAGGACAAGGGGAAGCCATTGCTAGAAATATTCTAGAAATGACACGCCTAAAAGTGCCAATTATTGTATTGATTATTGGTGAAGGAGCTTCTGGTGGGGCTTTGGGAATTGGAGTAGGAGACAAGGTACTTATGTTGGAAAATACATGGTACTCTGTTATTTCTCCAGAATCTTGTTCTTCCATTCTTTGGAGAAGTTGGGAATACAAGGAGCAAGCTGCCGATGCTTTAAAACTTACCGCTACCGATATGAAGAAATTACATTTGGTAGACGATATTGTTAAGGAGCCTTTAGGAGGTGCACACGCCGACAGGGAAACGACCTTTAAAACGGTTGAGAAAAAGATTTCTTCAACTTACGAAGAGTTAAAAAAGTTATCCCCAGCCGATTTAGTAAAAAAACGCATGGACAAATATTCAAACATGGGAGTGTTTAGTAACTAA
- a CDS encoding DMT family transporter: MLNDKLKNYLYLHLIVFIWGFTAVLGALITIDAIPLVWFRMFLASIFVWFYIAFKKFPLKVPKKAFYTFIVAGITIALHWIFFFKAIKVSNVSVTLATVSTGAFFTAILEPIFYKRKMIWYEIVFGLLVIAGLYIIFSVETSYFLGIILALIATLLSATFSLINGKLAKQYKPSIISFYELSSGVAFITLYLIFTNGFSAEFFVLSASDWIYLLLLASICTAYAFIGSVKVMKLISPYTVMLTINMEPIYGIILAFVILGSSEEMSEGFYIGALIILSTVLANGILKNSLKRKVPVGQTK, encoded by the coding sequence ATGCTAAACGATAAACTTAAGAATTACCTCTATCTACATTTAATTGTGTTTATCTGGGGGTTTACGGCAGTGCTTGGGGCACTTATAACAATCGATGCAATACCTTTGGTTTGGTTTAGAATGTTTCTGGCCTCTATATTTGTGTGGTTTTATATCGCATTTAAAAAATTCCCTTTAAAAGTGCCGAAAAAGGCCTTTTATACTTTTATTGTTGCGGGTATCACCATAGCCCTGCATTGGATCTTCTTTTTCAAAGCCATTAAGGTTTCCAATGTATCTGTTACCCTGGCTACGGTTTCTACGGGCGCATTTTTTACCGCCATTTTGGAGCCCATATTTTACAAACGGAAAATGATTTGGTACGAAATTGTATTTGGCCTATTGGTTATCGCTGGGCTGTATATCATTTTTTCTGTCGAGACATCTTATTTTTTAGGGATAATTTTGGCGCTCATCGCCACTTTACTCTCCGCTACGTTTTCCTTGATCAATGGTAAACTTGCCAAACAATACAAACCTTCTATAATTTCTTTTTACGAATTATCCAGTGGGGTAGCTTTTATAACCTTATATCTTATTTTTACCAATGGGTTTTCTGCTGAATTTTTTGTGCTTTCTGCTTCAGATTGGATCTATTTATTACTTTTGGCAAGCATTTGTACCGCTTATGCTTTTATTGGTTCAGTAAAGGTTATGAAGCTTATAAGTCCGTATACCGTTATGCTCACCATTAATATGGAGCCTATTTACGGAATTATTTTAGCTTTTGTAATTTTGGGATCATCAGAAGAAATGAGCGAAGGCTTTTATATAGGAGCCTTAATTATTCTGTCTACTGTGCTGGCTAACGGGATTTTAAAGAATTCTTTAAAAAGAAAAGTGCCGGTTGGGCAGACTAAATAG
- a CDS encoding LptF/LptG family permease has product MKIIDWYILKRYLLTFFAMIMLFIPIGIMVDVSEKVDKMIDNEAPTEAIISYYIDFTFYFASFLFPIFLFLSIIWFTSKLANNTEIIAILSSGISFWRFLRPYFIGASIIAAFSFVMGMFIVPEASEGYNDFRIKYLKGGRDKDRETTNLFNQINDNEYIYVSSFTPSTKIGYNFTLEHFDGNELQYKIKASNIRWIDKDSTYRLSGYVKRTVGKNDDILEKQNRLDTLFEFDLDDLTPVSYVAETKNLFELNKFIEEQRKKGAPNINTYLVVKYKRWSLPISAFILTIIAVSVSSMKRRGGMGVNLAVGISLAFIFIFFDKVFGTLAEQSDFSPLLAVAIPNILFGILAIYLLKNAKR; this is encoded by the coding sequence GTGAAAATAATAGATTGGTACATATTAAAAAGGTATTTATTAACCTTTTTTGCAATGATCATGTTGTTCATCCCAATTGGGATTATGGTAGATGTATCGGAAAAGGTGGATAAGATGATAGATAATGAGGCGCCAACCGAAGCCATTATCTCTTATTACATCGATTTCACTTTCTATTTTGCTAGCTTCTTATTTCCAATTTTTCTATTTTTATCCATCATTTGGTTTACTTCCAAATTGGCAAACAATACCGAAATTATTGCCATTTTAAGTTCGGGTATTTCGTTTTGGAGATTTTTAAGACCTTATTTTATTGGGGCTTCAATTATTGCGGCATTTTCCTTTGTTATGGGAATGTTTATAGTTCCAGAAGCCAGTGAAGGTTACAACGATTTCCGTATAAAATACTTAAAAGGAGGACGCGATAAAGATAGGGAAACCACCAATTTATTCAATCAAATAAACGATAACGAATACATCTATGTTAGTAGTTTTACACCAAGCACTAAAATTGGTTATAATTTTACTTTAGAACATTTCGACGGAAATGAATTGCAATATAAAATAAAGGCCAGCAACATCCGTTGGATCGATAAAGACAGCACCTACCGTTTAAGTGGTTATGTAAAACGTACTGTGGGTAAAAATGATGATATTCTCGAAAAGCAAAACCGCCTCGATACCTTGTTTGAATTTGATTTGGACGATTTAACGCCGGTTTCCTATGTGGCGGAAACCAAAAACCTTTTCGAACTTAATAAATTTATCGAGGAGCAACGCAAAAAAGGAGCTCCTAATATTAATACCTATCTCGTAGTAAAATACAAAAGGTGGAGTTTGCCCATATCTGCTTTTATACTTACTATAATTGCAGTTTCCGTTTCCTCTATGAAAAGAAGGGGAGGGATGGGAGTAAACTTGGCTGTGGGGATTTCCTTGGCTTTTATTTTCATTTTTTTCGATAAGGTATTTGGTACCTTGGCAGAACAATCCGACTTTTCTCCGCTATTGGCAGTGGCAATTCCTAATATTTTATTTGGGATCCTTGCGATCTACTTATTAAAAAATGCTAAACGATAA
- the tgt gene encoding tRNA guanosine(34) transglycosylase Tgt has product MDFKLIGKDAGSKARAGVVTTDHGEIETPIFMPVGTVASVKGVHQRELKEDINPDIILGNTYHLYLRPQIDILEAAGGLHKFMNWDRNILTDSGGYQVYSLSANRKIKEEGVKFKSHIDGSYHFFTPENVMDIQRTIGADIIMAFDECTPYPCDYNYAKRSMHMTHRWLDRCIKRFNDTPDKYGYQQTLFPIVQGSTYKDLRKQSAEYIANAGAEGNAIGGLSVGEPAEEMYAMTDVVCAILPEDKPRYLMGVGTPINILENIALGVDMFDCVMPTRNARNGMLFTAHGTINIKNKKWEADFSPVDKMGITFVDTYYSKAYLRHLFAANEYLGKQIATIHNLGFYLWLVREARKHILAGDFYEWKNKMVKQMDKRL; this is encoded by the coding sequence ATGGATTTTAAGTTAATAGGAAAAGACGCTGGTAGTAAGGCTAGGGCAGGGGTGGTTACAACCGATCATGGGGAGATAGAAACCCCTATTTTTATGCCGGTGGGAACCGTGGCTTCGGTTAAAGGAGTGCACCAAAGGGAGTTGAAGGAAGATATAAATCCAGATATTATTCTTGGGAATACCTATCATCTATACCTACGTCCGCAAATAGATATTCTTGAAGCTGCTGGCGGATTGCATAAGTTTATGAACTGGGATAGAAACATCCTAACCGATAGTGGCGGGTACCAGGTTTACTCTTTATCAGCCAATAGAAAAATTAAGGAAGAAGGGGTTAAATTTAAAAGTCATATTGATGGCTCTTATCATTTTTTTACACCTGAAAATGTAATGGATATCCAACGAACAATTGGGGCCGATATTATTATGGCTTTCGATGAATGTACACCTTATCCATGCGATTACAACTATGCCAAACGCTCCATGCACATGACGCACCGTTGGCTGGACAGGTGTATTAAGAGATTTAACGATACACCCGATAAATACGGTTACCAACAAACCTTATTTCCCATCGTTCAAGGGTCTACTTATAAAGATTTAAGAAAACAATCTGCAGAATATATAGCAAATGCTGGAGCAGAAGGAAACGCCATCGGCGGACTTTCTGTTGGGGAGCCGGCCGAAGAAATGTATGCAATGACCGATGTAGTTTGCGCGATTCTCCCCGAGGATAAACCACGCTACCTTATGGGCGTGGGAACACCTATAAACATTTTAGAGAACATCGCTTTAGGCGTAGACATGTTCGATTGTGTGATGCCAACCCGAAATGCAAGAAATGGAATGCTTTTTACGGCCCATGGAACTATTAATATTAAAAATAAAAAATGGGAAGCCGATTTTTCACCGGTTGACAAAATGGGAATTACGTTTGTAGACACTTATTATTCAAAAGCTTATTTACGTCATCTATTTGCGGCCAACGAATATCTTGGCAAGCAAATTGCAACCATTCATAATCTAGGATTTTATTTGTGGTTGGTTCGTGAAGCTAGAAAACATATCTTAGCAGGAGATTTTTATGAATGGAAAAATAAAATGGTAAAGCAAATGGACAAAAGGTTGTAA
- a CDS encoding transketolase, with protein MPDTQQLNEITTQVRRDIVRMVHNVNSGHPGGSLGCTEFFVALYNEIMELDTDFKMDGIGEDLFFLSNGHISPVFYSVLARRGYFPVKELNTFRLIDSRLQGHPTTHEGLPGIRIASGSLGQGMSVAIGAALAKKLNKDNHIVYSLHGDGELQEGQNWEAIMYAAGNKVDNLISTIDYNGQQIDGATNDVLPLGDLKGKFEAFGWDVMEIEKGNDIEAVIAGLKEAKSRTGKGKPVCILLHTVMGNGVDFMMGTHAWHGKAPNDEQLEKALAQNPETLGDY; from the coding sequence ATGCCAGATACACAACAATTAAACGAAATAACAACCCAAGTAAGAAGGGATATTGTAAGAATGGTGCATAATGTAAATTCTGGCCACCCTGGAGGTTCTTTAGGATGTACAGAATTTTTTGTAGCACTTTATAACGAAATAATGGAGCTCGATACAGATTTTAAAATGGATGGTATCGGCGAAGATTTATTCTTTTTATCAAACGGACATATTTCTCCAGTTTTTTATAGTGTTTTAGCTAGAAGGGGATACTTCCCAGTTAAAGAACTCAACACTTTTAGATTAATAGATTCCCGTTTACAGGGGCATCCAACCACCCACGAAGGCTTACCAGGTATTCGTATCGCATCGGGTTCTCTTGGCCAAGGTATGTCTGTAGCCATCGGGGCCGCACTTGCCAAAAAACTCAATAAAGACAACCATATTGTTTACAGTTTACATGGAGATGGCGAGTTGCAAGAAGGACAAAATTGGGAAGCTATTATGTATGCCGCCGGAAACAAAGTGGATAACTTAATTTCTACCATTGATTATAACGGACAACAAATTGATGGCGCCACCAACGATGTACTTCCGCTGGGAGATCTTAAAGGAAAATTTGAAGCTTTCGGTTGGGATGTCATGGAAATTGAAAAAGGGAACGATATCGAAGCAGTTATTGCCGGGTTAAAAGAAGCCAAAAGCAGAACCGGAAAAGGAAAGCCAGTATGTATTCTTTTACATACCGTTATGGGTAATGGAGTAGATTTTATGATGGGTACCCATGCTTGGCACGGAAAAGCGCCAAACGACGAGCAATTGGAAAAAGCATTGGCTCAAAATCCTGAAACCTTAGGAGACTACTAA
- a CDS encoding transketolase family protein, with amino-acid sequence MKKYTYTEKIDTRSGFGAGLTELGRTNPDVVALCADLVGSLKMQDFIDENPDRFFQIGIAEANMMGIAAGLTIGGKIPFTGTFANFSTGRVYDQIRQSIAYSDKNVKICASHAGLTLGEDGATHQILEDIGLMKMLPGMTVINPCDFNQTKAATIAIAEHHGPVYLRFGRPAVPNFTPADQKFEIGKAVKINDGTDVTIIATGHLVWEAILAGEKLAEQGISADILDIHTIKPLDEEAILASVGKTGCVVTAEEHNFLGGLGESVARTLATNTPAPQEFVATQDTFGESGTPAQLMDKYGLNSEAIVKAVTKVLKRK; translated from the coding sequence ATGAAAAAATATACATATACAGAAAAAATAGATACACGAAGCGGTTTTGGTGCCGGACTCACAGAATTGGGGAGAACCAATCCAGATGTTGTAGCCTTATGTGCCGATTTGGTAGGTTCTTTAAAAATGCAGGATTTTATCGATGAAAATCCAGATCGTTTCTTTCAAATAGGAATTGCTGAAGCTAATATGATGGGGATCGCCGCCGGATTAACCATTGGAGGTAAAATCCCTTTTACAGGAACCTTTGCAAATTTCTCTACAGGAAGGGTATACGACCAGATCAGGCAATCTATCGCTTATTCTGATAAAAACGTGAAAATCTGTGCTTCCCATGCGGGATTAACGCTTGGGGAAGATGGAGCTACGCACCAGATTTTGGAAGATATCGGACTTATGAAAATGTTGCCAGGGATGACGGTTATCAATCCATGTGATTTTAACCAAACTAAAGCGGCTACCATAGCTATTGCCGAGCACCATGGACCGGTTTATTTACGTTTTGGCCGCCCTGCAGTACCGAACTTCACGCCAGCCGATCAAAAATTTGAAATCGGGAAAGCCGTTAAAATAAACGATGGAACCGATGTTACTATTATCGCTACTGGACATTTGGTTTGGGAAGCCATTCTAGCAGGGGAAAAATTAGCAGAACAAGGTATTTCTGCGGATATATTGGATATTCATACCATAAAACCTTTAGATGAAGAAGCTATATTGGCTTCCGTAGGGAAAACAGGATGTGTGGTTACTGCTGAGGAACATAACTTCTTAGGCGGGTTGGGAGAAAGTGTCGCCAGAACACTTGCCACCAACACCCCTGCCCCACAGGAATTTGTTGCCACCCAAGATACTTTTGGGGAAAGTGGCACCCCTGCGCAATTAATGGATAAGTACGGTTTAAATAGTGAAGCTATTGTTAAAGCTGTTACAAAAGTGTTAAAAAGAAAATAA
- a CDS encoding porin family protein — protein sequence MKKSLLIICLLAGFTSFAQSGSGFGVKGGLNFNSNGDAEVFEDTRNIGSDSQIGFHLGGFGKVDFGTLYFRPELVYTKTNSDYDGDKFEMKKLDAPLLLGLNLIGPLHIFAGPSLQYILDTDLEGVTLNDVENDFTVGLNMGVGVNLGEKLGIDLRYERGFSDNEAEFVGLNGSGRIDTRPSQLILSASLKL from the coding sequence ATGAAGAAATCACTTTTAATAATTTGCTTATTGGCAGGCTTTACAAGCTTTGCTCAATCGGGCTCTGGATTTGGTGTAAAAGGGGGATTAAACTTTAACTCCAATGGAGATGCCGAAGTTTTTGAGGACACCCGAAATATCGGTTCCGATTCACAAATTGGTTTTCACCTAGGTGGATTTGGAAAAGTGGACTTTGGAACACTGTATTTTAGACCTGAGTTGGTGTATACCAAAACAAACTCTGATTATGATGGCGATAAGTTTGAAATGAAAAAATTAGACGCTCCTTTGTTATTAGGTCTTAATCTTATAGGGCCACTTCACATCTTTGCCGGACCTTCGTTGCAATATATTCTTGACACCGATTTGGAAGGTGTTACCCTCAACGATGTGGAAAACGACTTTACCGTGGGATTAAACATGGGTGTAGGAGTTAACCTTGGTGAGAAACTGGGAATAGATTTGCGTTATGAAAGAGGATTTAGTGATAATGAAGCTGAATTTGTAGGCTTGAATGGAAGCGGAAGAATAGACACTAGACCTTCCCAACTCATTTTAAGTGCGTCTTTAAAATTATAA
- a CDS encoding FKBP-type peptidyl-prolyl cis-trans isomerase, which produces MKLKYLVPVFIVACAFFACNNDDDRGDGFEERDVAEVEAEDDAEIQLYLQTHFYNYEEFASPSADFDYKIVFDTIAGDNANKTPLIEQVTDTVVDFRDVPHTFYYLIARQGPKTNPKPQLGQQVLVRYEGSYLDGEVFDESNVETSFSSLGVVVGYGDFLVKLRSASGFDENVDGTIKWNNDYGIGAVFLPSGLAYFSSPPPGTQIPTYSPLIFKSDMLQFNDLDQDIIQTASGNISSPDGIPSHMEDVDGNGDPRDDDTDEDGIPNYFDADDDGDGILTEFEYDVDGDGIPDDSDGDGVPDYLDPDNQIG; this is translated from the coding sequence ATGAAATTAAAATATTTAGTACCTGTGTTTATTGTTGCCTGCGCATTTTTTGCTTGCAACAATGATGATGATAGAGGGGATGGCTTTGAAGAAAGGGACGTGGCTGAGGTGGAAGCCGAGGATGATGCCGAGATACAACTTTACCTTCAAACACATTTTTATAATTATGAAGAATTTGCTAGTCCGTCGGCGGATTTTGATTATAAAATAGTCTTCGATACCATTGCTGGAGACAATGCCAATAAAACCCCTTTGATTGAACAGGTAACGGATACCGTGGTAGATTTTAGGGATGTGCCTCATACCTTTTATTATTTGATCGCAAGACAAGGCCCAAAAACCAACCCTAAGCCACAATTGGGGCAACAAGTTCTTGTGAGGTACGAGGGTAGTTATTTAGATGGAGAAGTTTTCGATGAGTCTAATGTTGAAACCTCTTTTAGTAGTTTGGGGGTAGTGGTTGGTTATGGAGATTTTCTCGTTAAACTTCGGAGTGCTTCAGGCTTTGATGAGAATGTTGATGGTACTATTAAATGGAATAACGATTATGGAATTGGCGCTGTTTTTTTACCCTCAGGTTTAGCTTATTTTAGTTCACCTCCTCCCGGTACTCAAATCCCCACTTACAGCCCGCTCATATTTAAGTCCGACATGCTACAGTTTAATGATTTAGACCAAGATATCATACAAACAGCTTCCGGGAATATCTCCTCGCCAGACGGAATCCCTTCTCATATGGAAGATGTGGACGGAAATGGGGATCCTCGCGACGATGATACCGATGAAGACGGAATACCTAATTATTTTGATGCCGATGATGATGGCGATGGGATCTTAACCGAATTTGAATACGATGTAGATGGAGATGGAATTCCAGACGATAGCGATGGTGACGGTGTTCCAGATTACTTAGATCCAGATAATCAGATTGGGTAA
- a CDS encoding RNA-binding S4 domain-containing protein: MRIDKYLWCIRYYKTRNMATEACKKGHVKINDQKVKPSRDVFPADKIELRKNQINYQIKVLDIPESRVGAKLVDIYRKDTTPEEAFDHVDLLKYSKDYYRKKGTGRPTKKDRRDIDDYLED, from the coding sequence ATGCGTATTGACAAGTATTTATGGTGTATTCGATATTATAAAACTCGTAATATGGCTACAGAAGCCTGCAAAAAGGGCCATGTAAAAATAAACGATCAAAAAGTAAAACCCTCTAGGGATGTTTTTCCCGCGGATAAAATAGAGTTACGGAAAAACCAGATTAACTATCAAATAAAAGTTTTAGACATTCCAGAAAGCCGTGTGGGAGCTAAATTGGTGGATATTTACAGAAAAGACACCACTCCCGAAGAAGCTTTCGACCATGTGGATTTACTAAAGTATTCCAAAGACTATTACAGAAAAAAAGGAACCGGAAGACCTACAAAAAAAGACCGACGGGATATTGATGATTATTTGGAGGATTAG
- a CDS encoding phosphoribosyltransferase family protein, protein MSHQQNKILNHEEIQHKIKRIAYQIYETYVDEKEIVIAGIAASGVDLAKKINAVMLEISDIQTTLCEVKIDKENLLKPIETSIDENEYKGKSVILVDDVLNSGGTLIYGVKHFLNVPLKKLKTVVLVDRNHKRYPVKADFKGISLSTSLQEHVSVVFEEGNDAVYLG, encoded by the coding sequence ATGAGCCATCAGCAAAACAAAATTTTAAATCACGAGGAAATTCAGCACAAAATAAAAAGAATCGCCTACCAGATTTACGAAACCTACGTGGATGAAAAAGAAATTGTAATTGCTGGTATAGCCGCTAGCGGAGTAGACCTCGCCAAAAAGATTAATGCCGTGATGCTGGAGATTTCCGACATACAGACGACTCTTTGTGAAGTTAAAATAGACAAGGAAAACCTGCTAAAACCTATTGAGACTTCTATTGACGAAAATGAATATAAAGGGAAGTCCGTTATTTTGGTGGACGATGTTTTAAACTCTGGAGGGACACTTATTTATGGGGTTAAACATTTTTTAAATGTCCCACTTAAAAAACTTAAAACGGTAGTTTTGGTAGATAGAAACCACAAGAGATATCCCGTAAAAGCAGATTTTAAAGGGATTTCCCTCTCCACTTCACTGCAAGAACATGTGTCGGTTGTTTTTGAAGAGGGAAACGATGCAGTTTATTTAGGCTGA
- a CDS encoding shikimate kinase, giving the protein MVQILIGYMGSGKSTVGKIMAKEQSLPFIDFDNYIEDKEGLSIPELFKTKGEIYFRKKEAAYLVELLSEETNAIISLGGGTPCFGNNINVILEATKNVFYLKLSVDKLVERLQKEKVQRPLIKDIANEALSEFIRKHLFERNFYYLQAHHIIAVGNESPSEIANKIMEKSA; this is encoded by the coding sequence ATGGTACAAATTTTAATAGGATATATGGGTAGTGGAAAGTCTACCGTAGGTAAAATAATGGCAAAAGAACAATCCTTACCGTTTATAGATTTCGACAATTATATAGAAGATAAAGAAGGCCTGTCCATCCCAGAACTATTTAAAACCAAAGGGGAAATTTATTTTAGAAAAAAGGAGGCCGCATATTTAGTCGAATTACTTTCAGAAGAAACCAACGCCATTATCTCTTTGGGCGGAGGCACACCTTGTTTTGGAAATAACATCAACGTTATCTTAGAAGCAACTAAGAATGTCTTTTATTTAAAGCTTTCAGTAGATAAACTGGTGGAACGTTTACAAAAAGAAAAAGTGCAACGTCCACTAATTAAGGATATAGCCAATGAAGCCCTGTCTGAGTTTATTAGAAAGCATTTGTTTGAAAGAAATTTTTATTATTTACAAGCACATCATATTATAGCTGTTGGCAACGAGTCCCCATCAGAAATTGCTAATAAAATAATGGAAAAATCAGCCTAA